A window of the Tunturibacter empetritectus genome harbors these coding sequences:
- a CDS encoding isocitrate/isopropylmalate dehydrogenase family protein → MMAAKKTHRITLIPGDGIGPEVSGAVVKILEAAGAATGVAFDWHPYDAGANAFEKTGEYIPKALYDSIEKNRVALKGPVTTPVGGGFTSINVTLRKKFELFANFRPVKNLPGLKTKYPGLDLVIVRENMEDLYAGLEHEVVPGVVQALKIITEKGSTRIAKFAFDYARKHGRKKIHAIHKANIMKLSDGLFLRCCQTVGKDFPEIAYHEHIVDNTCMQLVMNPYQYDILLTENLYGDILSDLCSAFVGGLGLVPGANLGTECAIFEAVHGSAPDIAGKDMANPTALLQSAVLMLHHIDEPATAERVQAGLEQVYREGKTLTKDVGGTSGTKAFADAVVAAMEAPLAAA, encoded by the coding sequence ATGATGGCAGCGAAGAAGACGCACAGGATTACTTTGATTCCGGGGGATGGGATTGGCCCGGAGGTCTCTGGCGCGGTGGTGAAGATTCTCGAGGCGGCGGGTGCGGCGACGGGTGTGGCGTTTGACTGGCATCCCTATGATGCGGGGGCGAATGCGTTCGAGAAGACGGGCGAGTACATTCCGAAGGCGCTGTATGACTCGATCGAGAAGAATCGTGTTGCGTTGAAGGGTCCGGTGACGACGCCGGTTGGCGGAGGGTTCACTTCGATCAACGTTACGCTGCGAAAGAAGTTTGAGCTGTTTGCGAACTTTCGCCCAGTGAAGAATCTGCCGGGTTTGAAGACGAAGTATCCGGGGCTCGATCTCGTGATTGTGCGCGAGAACATGGAGGATCTGTACGCCGGGCTGGAGCATGAGGTGGTGCCGGGGGTGGTGCAGGCTCTGAAGATTATTACCGAGAAGGGTTCGACGCGGATCGCGAAGTTCGCGTTCGACTATGCGCGGAAGCATGGGCGGAAGAAGATTCATGCTATCCATAAAGCGAACATCATGAAACTGTCGGATGGTTTGTTTTTGCGCTGTTGCCAGACGGTGGGGAAGGATTTTCCGGAGATCGCGTATCACGAGCACATCGTGGATAACACCTGCATGCAGCTGGTGATGAATCCTTATCAGTACGATATTTTGCTGACTGAGAATTTGTATGGGGATATTCTGAGCGACCTTTGCAGTGCGTTTGTGGGTGGGCTGGGATTGGTTCCGGGGGCGAACCTTGGGACCGAGTGCGCGATCTTCGAGGCGGTGCATGGGTCAGCGCCTGACATCGCCGGGAAGGATATGGCGAATCCTACTGCGTTGCTGCAGAGTGCGGTGCTGATGCTGCATCACATTGATGAACCGGCGACGGCGGAGCGCGTGCAGGCCGGGCTGGAGCAGGTCTATCGCGAAGGTAAGACGCTGACGAAGGATGTCGGCGGTACCAGTGGAACGAAGGCGTTTGCGGATGCGGTGGTGGCGGCGATGGAAGCTCCGTTGGCAGCGGCTTAG
- the nrdR gene encoding transcriptional regulator NrdR yields the protein MKCPYCGFAQDRVVDSRESKDADSIRRRRECEGCNKRFTTYERIDEIPYMVVKKDGRREKFDRQKVLSGLLHACEKRPVAAVNLEKIVDETEAYVVDSPERERTTNEVGELIMSRLKDIDTVAYIRFASVYRDFKDVREFKEELEELLNGKDARRVSKR from the coding sequence ATGAAGTGCCCCTACTGTGGTTTTGCCCAAGACCGAGTTGTCGATTCACGCGAGAGCAAAGACGCAGACTCGATACGCCGGCGACGGGAGTGCGAAGGCTGTAACAAGCGATTTACGACGTATGAGCGGATCGACGAGATCCCCTACATGGTGGTGAAAAAAGATGGACGACGGGAGAAGTTCGACCGGCAGAAAGTGCTGAGCGGGCTGCTGCATGCGTGCGAGAAGAGGCCTGTTGCCGCGGTGAATCTGGAAAAGATTGTGGATGAGACCGAGGCGTATGTGGTCGACTCGCCAGAGCGCGAACGGACGACCAACGAGGTTGGCGAGCTGATTATGTCGCGGCTGAAAGATATCGATACGGTTGCATATATTCGGTTTGCTAGTGTGTATCGGGACTTCAAGGATGTGCGGGAGTTCAAAGAAGAGCTGGAAGAGTTGTTGAATGGAAAAGATGCGAGGAGAGTGTCGAAGCGCTGA
- a CDS encoding lysylphosphatidylglycerol synthase transmembrane domain-containing protein, whose amino-acid sequence MTKRNGVVWGVGAVALVLLVWLFRTKVQFDWANFWQQLRYVSLGHIAAGIVLIYVTFYLRSVRWAVFLSPTKKVAATSLLGSQFIGFTAVALFGRLADFTRPYLISRRVNLSLSSQIAVWTIERMFDLGAAALIFSSALAFTPRGLPHHEVFVKAGVLSMGATLAIAIFAGVVRAAGGTVASFARGTVGLVSKAAGESIATKILGFRDGLNALSSARDFGVVTVLSLTMWVMIGFAYLETAHAFVHTPELAGVTFSRTMLLMAASIGGSLLQLPIIGWFTQIAITAAAMHTFYGAPLEAATACGALLLVVTFLCIIPAGLIYSRVEHVSLKKVAEESEAAGAAVDLG is encoded by the coding sequence ATGACCAAGCGTAATGGAGTGGTGTGGGGAGTGGGCGCGGTTGCGCTGGTGTTGCTGGTCTGGTTGTTTCGGACGAAGGTGCAATTTGACTGGGCCAACTTCTGGCAACAGCTTCGGTATGTGAGCCTGGGGCATATTGCTGCGGGAATTGTGCTGATCTACGTTACGTTCTATCTGCGGTCGGTGCGGTGGGCGGTATTTCTGTCGCCAACGAAGAAGGTTGCGGCCACTTCCCTGCTGGGTTCGCAGTTCATCGGGTTTACCGCGGTGGCATTATTTGGGCGGCTGGCCGACTTCACACGGCCTTACCTGATCTCGCGGCGAGTCAACCTGTCGTTGAGCTCCCAGATAGCGGTGTGGACGATTGAACGGATGTTCGATCTGGGAGCGGCAGCGCTGATCTTTTCCAGTGCGCTGGCGTTTACTCCAAGGGGGCTTCCTCACCACGAGGTGTTTGTGAAGGCGGGCGTTTTGAGTATGGGAGCTACGCTGGCGATTGCGATCTTTGCTGGTGTGGTGCGGGCGGCGGGTGGTACGGTGGCCTCGTTTGCGCGAGGGACGGTGGGGCTGGTTTCGAAGGCCGCTGGCGAGAGCATTGCGACGAAGATTCTTGGGTTTCGCGATGGGTTGAATGCGTTGTCATCTGCACGGGACTTTGGTGTGGTGACGGTGCTTTCGCTGACGATGTGGGTGATGATCGGGTTTGCGTATCTGGAGACGGCGCATGCGTTTGTGCATACGCCTGAGTTGGCCGGGGTGACCTTCTCCAGGACGATGCTGCTGATGGCGGCTAGTATTGGCGGGTCGTTGCTGCAGCTTCCGATTATTGGATGGTTTACGCAGATTGCGATTACGGCTGCGGCGATGCATACGTTTTATGGTGCGCCGCTTGAGGCTGCTACGGCTTGCGGGGCTTTGTTGCTGGTGGTGACTTTTCTCTGCATCATTCCTGCTGGATTGATCTACTCGCGGGTAGAGCATGTTAGCTTGAAGAAGGTCGCCGAGGAGAGCGAGGCGGCTGGGGCGGCGGTGGATTTGGGGTAA
- a CDS encoding lytic transglycosylase domain-containing protein, with product MAFCLKALAFGLAVVAVCPLARAAEHVTLKNGFEVDCVRREAVGDKVRLYFVEKGKPASDENYMEVAADAVVRVETVADVPEPVAEVKVPDVKAPTAVTLMTAPTKEEMHEMLSHAGTAHNIDEDLLASVVRAESGGQVRAVSRTGAQGLMQLMPGTASAMGVEDSFRPEQNISGGTAYLDMLLTRYHDNVALALAAYNAGPGAVDRYHGVPPYRETRAYVARVIREFNRRKQIAMVAQAR from the coding sequence GTGGCATTCTGTCTTAAAGCGTTGGCGTTTGGGCTGGCGGTAGTGGCGGTGTGTCCGCTAGCGCGTGCGGCCGAGCATGTGACGCTGAAGAACGGGTTTGAGGTGGACTGCGTTCGGCGGGAGGCGGTTGGGGATAAGGTACGTCTCTACTTCGTTGAAAAGGGTAAGCCGGCTTCCGATGAGAACTATATGGAGGTTGCGGCGGACGCGGTGGTTCGGGTTGAGACTGTGGCCGATGTGCCGGAGCCGGTTGCCGAGGTGAAGGTGCCGGATGTGAAGGCACCGACTGCAGTCACCCTGATGACTGCGCCGACGAAGGAAGAGATGCATGAGATGTTGTCGCATGCGGGTACAGCGCACAATATCGATGAGGATCTGCTGGCGAGCGTGGTGCGGGCGGAGAGCGGTGGGCAGGTGCGAGCAGTTTCGCGGACGGGCGCGCAGGGGCTGATGCAGCTGATGCCGGGCACTGCGAGTGCGATGGGGGTTGAGGATTCGTTTCGTCCGGAGCAGAACATCTCGGGCGGAACGGCTTATTTGGATATGCTGCTGACGCGATACCACGACAATGTGGCGCTGGCGTTGGCGGCCTACAACGCTGGACCTGGCGCGGTGGATCGGTATCATGGGGTGCCTCCGTATCGCGAGACCCGGGCGTATGTGGCGCGGGTGATCCGCGAGTTCAATCGGCGGAAGCAGATAGCAATGGTCGCGCAGGCCCGATAG
- a CDS encoding HAD family hydrolase codes for MRLIAVDMDGTLVGPDGRVSVRNLAAMKSAEAAGLTVVVATGRRHSYAMKVLRGLGLREEDALISSNGTVTRTIGAQLLERTLLPVETARWLCGHVAEFRDALVVTFDKVGEDGEDVRGALVVEHLAELNASIGRWVAANEPYIECVVPIEKALEGDAPIQMMLCGTVERMRRAEARLLEHPGVSAVGMTPLRRDEVRRLENIGLAKGGIAPQERAAGAEAALHRTEYPERDLSIVDILPAGCSKGSALLRLAETHGVKAEDILAIGDNWNDVSMLEVAGQAVLMGNAPEDLKSMAAERGWVMGRRHDEDGVAEAIEAVLNGLPVTR; via the coding sequence ATGCGTTTGATCGCGGTGGATATGGACGGGACGCTGGTGGGGCCGGATGGGCGGGTGAGTGTGCGGAATCTGGCTGCGATGAAGTCGGCTGAGGCGGCCGGGTTGACGGTGGTGGTGGCAACGGGGCGGCGGCACTCGTATGCGATGAAGGTGTTGCGGGGGTTAGGGCTGCGGGAGGAGGATGCGCTGATCAGCTCGAATGGGACGGTGACACGGACGATTGGGGCGCAGTTGCTGGAGAGGACGTTGCTTCCGGTGGAGACGGCGCGGTGGCTTTGTGGTCATGTGGCGGAGTTTCGCGATGCGCTGGTGGTGACCTTCGATAAGGTGGGGGAGGATGGGGAGGATGTGCGCGGGGCGCTGGTGGTGGAGCATCTGGCGGAGCTGAACGCGAGTATCGGCAGGTGGGTGGCGGCGAATGAGCCCTATATCGAGTGCGTGGTGCCGATTGAGAAGGCACTGGAAGGAGACGCGCCGATCCAGATGATGCTGTGCGGGACGGTGGAGAGGATGCGGAGGGCAGAGGCGCGGCTGCTGGAGCATCCGGGGGTGTCGGCTGTGGGGATGACGCCGCTGCGGAGGGATGAGGTGCGGCGGCTGGAGAATATTGGGTTGGCGAAGGGCGGGATTGCGCCTCAGGAGAGGGCCGCAGGAGCGGAGGCGGCGCTGCATCGGACGGAGTATCCGGAGCGAGATTTGAGCATCGTGGACATTCTGCCGGCGGGGTGCAGCAAGGGGTCGGCGCTGCTGCGGCTGGCGGAGACGCATGGAGTGAAGGCGGAGGATATTCTGGCGATCGGGGATAACTGGAATGACGTTTCGATGCTGGAGGTTGCGGGGCAGGCGGTGTTGATGGGGAACGCTCCGGAGGATTTGAAGTCGATGGCTGCGGAGAGAGGGTGGGTGATGGGGCGGCGTCATGATGAGGATGGGGTGGCGGAGGCGATTGAAGCGGTGTTGAACGGTCTGCCAGTGACACGATAG
- a CDS encoding threonine synthase: MAVIASLECSRCHHHVSAETPQTLCPLCAGSLYVRYDMDKLRQTASRDDIATRAAASPASLGMWRYSSVLPDVTPVTLGEGWTPMLHSKRYPGLYIKEEGANPTGTFKARGLSLAVTMAKHYGLQHLAVPSAGNAAGALAAYAAAADIASHIFMPQDVPFANYLEGILYGADVTMVDGLISDCARMVAENIKAQREANTPAHQVWFDISTLKEPFRVEGKKTMGYELVEQLGWQYPDAVFYPTGGGVGLIGMWKAFEEMEALGWVSGKRPKMYALQASGCAPVAKAFAENKPASEFFQNAATFAAGLRVPKPYGDAIILDIVRQSGGKALAFSDEEILSSILDWAKHEGIFLSPEGAAATAAYDALLATGELKPTDKVVLFNTGAGLKYTDMTAEAMHLKRPNEKKAALPKSMPVGGIITPQ; this comes from the coding sequence ATGGCCGTCATTGCATCGCTCGAGTGTTCCCGCTGCCACCACCACGTCTCCGCTGAAACGCCGCAAACTCTATGCCCCCTCTGCGCCGGCTCTCTCTACGTCCGCTACGACATGGACAAGCTCCGCCAGACCGCCAGCCGCGATGACATCGCCACCCGCGCCGCAGCCTCCCCAGCCAGCCTCGGCATGTGGCGCTACTCGAGCGTCCTGCCCGACGTAACCCCCGTCACCCTCGGCGAGGGCTGGACCCCCATGCTCCACAGCAAGCGCTACCCCGGCCTCTACATCAAAGAAGAGGGAGCAAATCCCACCGGCACCTTCAAAGCCCGTGGCCTCTCGCTCGCCGTCACCATGGCCAAACACTACGGCCTCCAGCACCTCGCCGTCCCCTCCGCAGGCAACGCCGCCGGAGCACTCGCAGCCTACGCCGCCGCCGCCGACATCGCCTCGCACATCTTCATGCCTCAGGACGTCCCCTTCGCCAACTACCTCGAAGGCATTCTCTACGGAGCCGACGTCACCATGGTCGACGGCCTCATCTCCGACTGCGCCCGCATGGTTGCCGAAAACATCAAGGCTCAGCGCGAAGCCAACACCCCCGCCCACCAGGTCTGGTTCGACATCTCCACCCTCAAGGAGCCCTTCCGCGTCGAAGGCAAAAAAACCATGGGCTACGAACTAGTTGAGCAGCTAGGCTGGCAGTATCCCGACGCCGTCTTCTATCCCACGGGCGGCGGCGTAGGCCTCATCGGCATGTGGAAGGCCTTCGAAGAGATGGAAGCCCTGGGGTGGGTGTCAGGAAAAAGACCAAAGATGTACGCCCTCCAGGCCTCCGGCTGCGCCCCCGTAGCTAAAGCTTTCGCAGAGAACAAGCCCGCCAGCGAGTTCTTTCAGAACGCCGCCACCTTCGCCGCCGGCCTCCGCGTTCCCAAGCCCTACGGCGACGCCATCATCCTCGACATCGTCCGCCAATCCGGAGGCAAAGCCTTGGCTTTTTCAGACGAGGAGATATTAAGCAGCATTTTAGACTGGGCCAAACACGAAGGGATCTTCCTCTCGCCCGAAGGCGCCGCCGCCACCGCAGCCTACGACGCGCTTCTCGCCACCGGCGAGCTCAAGCCAACCGACAAGGTCGTCCTCTTCAACACCGGCGCCGGCCTAAAGTACACCGACATGACCGCCGAAGCCATGCATCTGAAGCGACCAAACGAGAAGAAAGCCGCTCTCCCAAAGAGCATGCCAGTAGGAGGCATCATCACGCCACAATAA
- a CDS encoding STAS domain-containing protein, translated as MQDLHACNLQRWGLATLSNMLEQPLTHSFTDGKSAGTTILKLVGPLTLSTMFGFQNEFRAKTPQVMIVDLSESPYMDSAGLGLLMNYYVSAESHGRKLLLAGANERITAVMQMTKVDKILKNFPAVDAAEASL; from the coding sequence ATGCAGGATTTACATGCTTGTAATCTTCAGCGTTGGGGGCTTGCTACACTTTCAAATATGCTCGAGCAACCTTTGACTCATAGCTTTACGGATGGAAAGAGCGCGGGAACGACGATCCTGAAGCTCGTTGGGCCGCTGACTTTATCTACGATGTTCGGGTTTCAGAATGAGTTTCGCGCGAAGACGCCGCAGGTGATGATCGTGGATCTGAGCGAGTCGCCGTATATGGATTCTGCCGGGCTGGGGCTGCTGATGAACTACTACGTGTCGGCGGAGAGCCATGGGCGGAAGCTGCTGCTGGCGGGTGCGAATGAACGGATTACGGCGGTGATGCAGATGACCAAGGTCGATAAGATCTTGAAGAACTTTCCTGCTGTGGATGCGGCTGAGGCTAGTTTGTAA
- a CDS encoding zinc-dependent alcohol dehydrogenase family protein has protein sequence MLVRVHASGVNPLDTKVRAGKAAHAKQPLPAVLGLDMAGVVEEAGEGVTTLRSGDEVYGMVGGVGGLQGTLAEFVVASADLVALKPKLLSMREAAALPLITITAWEGMVDRAKVHEGQRVLVHAGAGGVGHIAVQLAKAFGAEAFATVSAEKQHYVEEFGAVPIDYRTLSTEQYVAQYSDGEGFDVVYDTVGGATIDASFVAVKRYTGHVVSCLGWSTHSLAPLSFRGATYSGVFTLMPLLTGRGQAHHGEILREAAALVDSGKLRPLMNERRFSGADLDAAYALVESGAVGKVVEL, from the coding sequence GTGTTGGTTCGGGTGCATGCGAGCGGGGTGAATCCGCTGGATACCAAGGTTCGGGCTGGGAAGGCGGCTCATGCGAAGCAGCCGCTGCCTGCGGTGCTGGGACTTGATATGGCTGGCGTGGTGGAAGAGGCCGGTGAGGGCGTGACGACGCTGCGGTCCGGCGATGAGGTGTATGGCATGGTGGGCGGCGTGGGGGGATTGCAGGGGACACTGGCGGAGTTTGTGGTCGCCAGCGCGGATCTGGTCGCACTGAAGCCGAAGTTGCTCTCGATGCGCGAGGCTGCGGCGCTTCCGCTGATAACGATCACGGCGTGGGAGGGGATGGTCGATCGCGCGAAGGTGCATGAGGGCCAGAGGGTGCTGGTGCACGCCGGGGCGGGCGGAGTGGGGCATATTGCAGTGCAGCTGGCAAAGGCGTTTGGGGCGGAGGCCTTCGCTACGGTCTCGGCGGAGAAGCAACACTACGTGGAGGAGTTTGGTGCAGTGCCTATCGACTACCGCACGCTTTCAACTGAGCAGTATGTCGCGCAGTACTCCGATGGGGAGGGCTTCGATGTGGTGTATGACACGGTGGGAGGAGCGACGATTGACGCATCTTTCGTTGCGGTGAAGCGGTATACCGGCCATGTGGTGAGTTGCCTGGGGTGGAGTACGCACTCACTGGCTCCGCTCTCGTTTCGCGGGGCGACGTACTCTGGTGTGTTTACGCTGATGCCTCTGCTGACCGGGCGAGGACAGGCGCATCATGGGGAGATTCTTCGCGAGGCGGCGGCGCTGGTGGATAGCGGCAAGCTGCGGCCGTTGATGAATGAACGGCGCTTTAGTGGGGCAGATCTAGATGCTGCGTATGCGCTGGTGGAGTCTGGTGCTGTGGGCAAGGTGGTGGAGCTTTAG
- a CDS encoding IS1595 family transposase produces the protein MNLIDITKKFQSDVECFEFLEQQRWPDGVVRCVTCGNDKISRITRKTSATTKNKRAQIFQCLEKTCKQQFSCTSGTLYNDTRLPILTWFMAVEMVMTAKKGMSAVQVQRHLGIKSYQTAWHMVHRIREAMDMKGSSPMTGIVEIDETYIGGRTKRRFNRASEPKAPKDVVVAMRERTYKSTKTTGRVRYFHVKDAKASSIGPILEANLADNVARIYTDNAAVYDFAMNETLSKKHRSVNHSIQWVVPGSRIHTNTVESSFSLLKRGLIGSFHRVSTKHLQRYLNEFEYRFNERNSTQQFENCVAEMCATKPLTFRKLVSKPDLPF, from the coding sequence ATGAACCTAATAGACATTACCAAGAAATTCCAGTCCGATGTTGAATGCTTTGAATTCCTCGAACAGCAGCGTTGGCCTGATGGAGTCGTTAGGTGCGTAACTTGTGGCAATGACAAGATCAGCCGCATTACCCGTAAGACCTCAGCTACCACTAAGAACAAACGCGCTCAGATATTCCAATGCCTAGAGAAGACCTGCAAGCAACAGTTCTCTTGCACCTCTGGCACCCTCTACAACGACACTCGCCTACCTATTCTGACTTGGTTCATGGCTGTAGAGATGGTTATGACCGCAAAGAAAGGCATGAGTGCAGTACAGGTACAGCGTCATCTAGGTATTAAGTCTTACCAGACGGCGTGGCACATGGTTCACCGCATCCGTGAGGCTATGGATATGAAGGGTAGCTCTCCCATGACCGGAATCGTGGAGATTGACGAAACCTATATCGGGGGCAGAACAAAGCGCAGATTCAATCGGGCAAGTGAGCCTAAAGCACCGAAGGACGTTGTTGTGGCGATGCGTGAGCGCACCTATAAGAGCACCAAGACCACTGGTCGCGTTCGCTACTTTCATGTCAAGGATGCCAAAGCAAGTTCGATTGGTCCGATTCTAGAGGCCAACCTTGCCGACAACGTAGCTCGTATCTACACAGACAATGCGGCGGTCTATGACTTCGCAATGAATGAAACCTTGAGCAAGAAACACCGCTCGGTCAATCACTCTATCCAGTGGGTTGTTCCCGGATCACGCATCCACACTAATACGGTAGAGTCATCATTCTCGCTATTGAAGCGTGGTTTGATTGGTAGCTTCCACCGTGTTTCTACCAAACATCTACAACGCTACCTCAATGAGTTTGAGTATCGCTTCAATGAGCGCAACTCTACCCAACAGTTTGAGAACTGTGTAGCTGAGATGTGTGCAACCAAGCCACTCACTTTTCGCAAACTGGTTTCGAAGCCTGATCTACCTTTTTAG
- a CDS encoding MATE family efflux transporter, protein MSIRQQIQPVLTLALPLILAELGWMSMGIVDTIMVGHMANPALAISAAALGQVLYNTIAFGIAGVLLGLDTYLSQSHGAGRFDEANRWLLHGLLLAAGLALTLILIILCAPSFMLRLPIDHAVLTGSVAFLDALNYGTPALFLYFTLRRYLQAFNHVRPIAAALVTANLVNVVGNWFLIYGHSFGPLHIPALGVTGSGLATSFSRCYLALFMVIALWRIERRHHYGLRSMARHFEPRRLRRLALLGAPAGGQIFVEISIFGMVTFLIGVMGRLPLAGHEIALNCASFTFMVPFAISAAAAVRVGQAIGRKAPSEAASAGWAAILLGAGVMACFSAVLLLMPHAIASSFTADRDVIAATIPLLFVAAIFQFFDGLQITATGSLRGAGNTHAGLIVQIVGYWIIGLPIGYLFGFRLHYGAVGLWMGLCAGLIVAGTTLTLIWRHTTKKQLLALSSQPLARS, encoded by the coding sequence ATGTCCATCCGCCAGCAGATCCAGCCCGTGCTCACCCTAGCCCTCCCACTCATCCTTGCCGAACTCGGCTGGATGTCCATGGGCATCGTCGACACCATCATGGTCGGCCACATGGCCAATCCGGCACTCGCCATCTCCGCTGCCGCTCTCGGCCAGGTCCTCTACAACACCATCGCCTTCGGCATCGCCGGAGTCCTCCTCGGCCTCGACACCTACCTCTCCCAGTCTCACGGGGCCGGCCGCTTCGACGAGGCCAACCGCTGGCTCCTCCACGGCCTCCTCCTCGCCGCCGGCCTCGCCCTCACGCTCATCCTCATCATCCTCTGCGCACCGTCCTTCATGCTCCGCCTCCCCATCGACCACGCCGTCCTCACCGGCTCAGTCGCCTTCCTCGACGCGCTCAACTACGGCACCCCGGCCCTCTTCCTCTACTTCACCCTCCGCCGCTACCTTCAGGCCTTCAACCACGTCCGGCCCATCGCCGCAGCTCTGGTCACCGCAAACCTCGTCAACGTCGTCGGCAACTGGTTCCTTATCTACGGGCACTCCTTCGGTCCCCTCCACATCCCGGCCCTCGGGGTCACGGGCTCAGGCCTCGCGACCTCCTTTTCCCGCTGCTATCTCGCCCTCTTCATGGTCATCGCCCTCTGGCGCATCGAACGCCGCCACCACTACGGCCTCCGCAGCATGGCCCGCCACTTCGAGCCCCGCCGCCTCCGCCGCCTCGCCCTCCTCGGAGCACCCGCCGGCGGTCAGATCTTCGTCGAAATCTCCATCTTCGGCATGGTCACCTTTCTAATCGGAGTCATGGGGCGGCTTCCCCTCGCTGGACACGAGATCGCCCTCAACTGCGCCAGCTTCACCTTCATGGTCCCCTTCGCCATCTCCGCCGCAGCCGCAGTGCGCGTCGGCCAGGCCATCGGCCGCAAAGCTCCCAGCGAAGCGGCCTCCGCAGGTTGGGCCGCAATCCTACTCGGCGCAGGCGTCATGGCCTGCTTCTCCGCTGTTCTGCTTCTTATGCCCCACGCAATCGCGAGCAGCTTCACCGCCGATCGCGACGTCATCGCTGCCACCATCCCCCTGCTCTTCGTAGCCGCTATCTTCCAGTTCTTCGACGGCCTCCAGATCACCGCCACCGGTTCGCTCCGCGGCGCAGGGAACACCCACGCCGGCCTCATCGTCCAGATCGTCGGCTACTGGATCATCGGTCTCCCCATCGGCTACCTCTTCGGCTTCCGCCTCCACTACGGAGCCGTCGGCCTCTGGATGGGCCTGTGTGCGGGCCTCATCGTAGCGGGCACCACCCTCACCCTCATCTGGCGCCACACCACCAAAAAACAGCTTTTAGCCCTTAGCTCTCAGCCTTTAGCTAGAAGCTAA
- a CDS encoding DMT family transporter: protein MVVLEKRRALGFAACALASSLWGCGFFFGKIALAEMSFAHMVLYRFLFAMVVLLPLLVTHRPGLNRREWGMLLAASFLGVPLQFLIQFYGLSITTVSHASLMVGTMPVILAVGAAAYAHERMDWVGWVALAGSTCGAALIALGGGLHAKGGATLAGDALVVVSLLIALFWILFNKQLMGRHSHIVVTAYGLLLGTLMLMVWVPVRYGMPPMAGVSVKAWLALAASGVLCTATTTLLWNWGMTQVPASQAGVLLNMEPLIGSLLGVIVLGERLGPSAWVGGGLILASAVTLTTRSKTRVREETVAFSL from the coding sequence ATGGTGGTTTTAGAGAAACGACGGGCACTGGGGTTTGCGGCTTGTGCGCTGGCTAGTTCGCTGTGGGGGTGCGGGTTCTTCTTCGGGAAGATTGCGCTGGCGGAGATGAGCTTCGCGCATATGGTGCTGTACCGGTTTCTGTTTGCGATGGTGGTGCTGCTGCCGTTGCTGGTGACCCATCGCCCGGGGTTGAACCGGCGGGAGTGGGGAATGCTGCTGGCTGCCTCGTTTCTTGGGGTGCCGCTGCAGTTTCTGATTCAGTTCTATGGGTTGTCGATTACTACGGTGAGCCATGCCTCGCTGATGGTGGGGACGATGCCGGTGATTCTTGCGGTAGGGGCGGCGGCGTATGCGCATGAGCGGATGGACTGGGTGGGGTGGGTGGCTCTGGCGGGATCTACCTGCGGGGCGGCTCTGATTGCGCTGGGTGGTGGATTGCACGCCAAGGGGGGCGCTACGCTGGCTGGGGATGCGCTGGTGGTGGTGTCGTTGCTGATTGCGCTGTTCTGGATTCTCTTCAACAAGCAGTTGATGGGGCGGCACTCGCATATTGTGGTGACGGCGTATGGGTTGCTGCTTGGGACCTTGATGCTGATGGTGTGGGTCCCGGTGCGGTATGGGATGCCGCCGATGGCGGGGGTGTCGGTGAAGGCTTGGCTGGCGCTGGCTGCGAGTGGGGTGCTGTGTACGGCTACGACTACCCTGTTGTGGAACTGGGGGATGACGCAGGTTCCGGCTTCGCAGGCGGGGGTGTTGCTGAATATGGAGCCGCTGATTGGGAGTTTGTTGGGAGTGATTGTGCTGGGGGAGCGGCTGGGGCCGAGCGCCTGGGTTGGGGGCGGGTTGATTCTTGCTTCGGCGGTTACGTTGACGACGCGGTCGAAGACCAGGGTGCGCGAGGAGACGGTGGCTTTTAGCCTTTAG